DNA sequence from the Malus sylvestris chromosome 10, drMalSylv7.2, whole genome shotgun sequence genome:
tattaaaagaCACACCCAAATAAACAACCAAGAAAATGGCAATCGTGCGGATTAGAACACGTGTACCAATAACATCTAATTGTCGATCATGACCACCAATCAACGGTCGCCGATCAAATCCGACGCGTCGCCTTCTGGTTAGTTAATTAGCGAATTGTCCTCGTCTCTCTGCCTCCGTCTTCTCAAGTCTCTCAGCCGTAATACAAAGTCACAAACACCAGAGTCTCTCTGCGTTCGATTGAGTTTGTTTGGCAAGAAAGAAAATCGGCCGAGAAAGTGAAGGAAAAATCCAGATAAGGAAAAATTAATGGCTCCTCACGGTGACAAATCGGACGCTGCAGTGGAAGCCTTGGTTTCCGAAGCTGAGAAGCGCCCCATTTCCACCATCCTCCTCGTCATCGGTACGTTTGCTCCGTTTTGATACTTCCACCCTCGCTATTTGATATTTCCACTCTTTTTCAGATATTATTCCGATTTTAATTGTATAAAGTAATGATTTTTTTGGAGTGAATTAACAGCTATGCAGACTGAAGCGCTTCCAGTGGTGAACAAGTTCAATCTCACAGAGGATCCTGACTCCGTGTGAGTTCAAAATCTCTGGTTTCAACTTTGTcttgaattttttaaattgGGTACTGGATgattcaattatttatttatttttgaatagtTCTTTGTTTCCACTTTTTCATATGGAAGTTTATATGCTGTTTAATTTAGCAAAAGTTCTTTTGTTGCTCATCAAAAAagtgcttttgttttgttttcaattgtcAGAAAACAAACAGCAAATAGGAATTGTCCTCATTATTACTTGCTTAGTTGCTTTGCATATTATTCACGTTTCTGTGGCACATTCCAGACTGATATGATCAATTTACAGTTCTATAATTATGTGTGATTGTCaaaatctgattttttttttattttttaatttattttttatttgagaaatGACATCTTTGGCTATTTTGTGAATTGTAGTTTGAGTATTAGGTATAAAGTTATATATCCAATTTAAGATTTTTTTCGTTGTCTTAATTTTTCTGATGTTTAATGCATGAATGGTGCAGGTTCCCAAACGGGGTGCCTTGGGTCCGGTATCACGGTTCATACAAAGATCTGAAGATTAATCTGGTTTGGCCTGGAAAAGATTCTTCGTTGGGTGAGTTTTTTACTCTTTTGAGGTTTGGCTTTTCTTGtcaggatagatttcgataaatTGATTGTTTGTCCTGGTTATATCATGGTTTCTGTTCATTATCAATGACCTTAAGTGAGATCTCAATGGACATTAGTGAAAAGGTCTAACACGGTTTAAATCTGTTAATAGGATCTCTAAACTTATAGAACCAAGCTGCCATGACTGCGAGGATTTTTGTGACTGGCTTAGTATAAATGGTTTGACCTTTCTCTTATAATAGGTATATGAAAGGTTAGGCTTTCAGTATTTTAGGGAAAGAAAACTGCTCAGAAGCTGAACTATAAGCAAATGTAGAAAGAAAGATAAAGATGACGCTGCGAGTAATTGTTCCAATACACTTATGTCAGTTGTGTAGGACTATGtaggaaaaaacaaaacatgccAACTTAGCGACCATGAGAATCCATATGCATCACTAATTAGTACAGACAGCTGATAGCAGAAGATGTCTAGCCTGTAGTAATTAAGGATGGTGCTAtacacacacccatttttacttctcacacacgcTCTCACTTTCCGGCTGTCggatcgaataaattgaagatcaatggacaaaaattaacaagggtgtgtgggAAGTAAAAAGGGGCATATGAATAACACTAACCTTAATTTATTACCCCTAAAGTTCAATTCAGTACTCAACTTCTACTGTATCAGTCTATCAAAATCATCTAGTGAATCCATGAGATTCCCTCTAAAGCGAGATCAGGTTTGTGTTTGAAATTTTACTACtccttcaaaatcatcatatttTATGGttgtttcttccttctttttggcCACTCTTGTTTAATCAGAACTAAAAAGAAGAGGTGGTTCCTCAAATTTCTTTGCAGGGGTTGATTGTGTAGGCACGGTTTCTGCGTCTCTTGTGACCTATGCTTCCATTCAAGCATTACAACCAGACCTAATTATCAATGCAGGCACTGCTGGTGGTTTTAAGGTATTACCCACTTTGCTCTTTTCCTTGTAGGATAAGTGTTTAGTTTCATTTTTATTCTCTCTCAGTGCACTGTTAATTGGAGAATCTGTAGCTTCCTATAAAAGACGTTAAAATTTTTGAAGATTTCAACTGTTACACTGTAGGGAGTCAAGGACCATGATATAATTAAAGGAAATCACAATTCCATAGTTGCATCACTGAGCACACAAAAAGAGACGCAAATTATTTATGGAGTATGTTGACAAGTGTATTCGTGAAGCATCTTGACATATTATGTATGACTGATTGATGGATGCTTTCAGGCCAAAGGAGCTTGCATCGGTGATTTGTATCTCGCATGTGATGTTGCTTACCATGATAGAAGGATACCTATTCCTGTGAGTGTTTCTCAGTTTTTCTAGTAAAGTGCTTTTGTGCATGTTTAAGAGAGCAAATAATCTAAATTTATGTTCGCGCATATGTTGTGTGCTTAATTGGCGATAGATAACAATTCCTGTTTGCAGTATTTTCTTATAACAGTAGTCCTTTTACAAATAGAGAGGCCCCAAAATCTTAGTCCAGTGCCTTTAGTAAATGCCAGTAACTTTTGTATTATCTTGTAGACTGAACTGAATGGTTGCTACTATTATGTGGCCTAGAAAGATTAAATCATTAAAAGATTGGTGTTCTAATTGGAAGGGGTAAAGTACTCATAAGTTATCCGAAGATGTTAACACTTTAGCCTCGACCCATCATTCAACACAACTAAACTTTTGAGTATCTACTCTTCTGATACTCCAATCATAGAATTGAAAGTTGAGGAGAAAGCCATATTGTGTATTGTCATGTGGTTGACGCCACTAGAAGCCTTAatcaaattatgttttaaacCACAGTAATCTCTTTCAAGTTCTCAGCACTCTTTCGACACAGTAGAAGATGCAATATATATTCCTAGCTAAACTGAATAATGTTTCCCTACGAACCACCTTCCTGCTGTATTGGAATATTGATGTAGCCATTTGCATGGTAATTACGTATTAGAAATTTTATACTCAGTTTTTCTTTGCCTTGTATGTCTTCTGCAGGTCTTTGATCTATATGGAGTTGGTTTGCGGCAAGCCTGCGCATCACCGAATCTTCAAAAGGAACTTAACCTGAAGGTAATTACCATGCAGAAAAATGCTTGGACTTATTTAAACATTTAACACCTAAAATTGAATAACCTCCAAATCACTTGATATACTGCTGCTCGGTTTGAGTTTTTAAATTGGTGTTCTCCATTGTCTACACTAATGCGgttaggcatatgaatgcaacTTATGGATTAGACTTTCTTCATCATGATCTtggatttcctttttttttatttgatagtATCACAAGTGCTCACAATGTCATTGACATTTGTGCGTATGCTTCAGGTGGGTAAACTGTCTACCGGAAACTCTCTAGATATGTCCCCACAGGACGAAGCATCGATCATGGCAAATGATGCTACAATTAAAGACATGGAGGTAATTAGCATATTCTTCTTAGCATATTAAATCTGAGTATCACTGCTATT
Encoded proteins:
- the LOC126585735 gene encoding 5'-methylthioadenosine/S-adenosylhomocysteine nucleosidase-like; this translates as MAPHGDKSDAAVEALVSEAEKRPISTILLVIAMQTEALPVVNKFNLTEDPDSVFPNGVPWVRYHGSYKDLKINLVWPGKDSSLGVDCVGTVSASLVTYASIQALQPDLIINAGTAGGFKAKGACIGDLYLACDVAYHDRRIPIPVFDLYGVGLRQACASPNLQKELNLKVGKLSTGNSLDMSPQDEASIMANDATIKDMEGAAVAYVADMLKVPIIFVKAVTDIVDGEKPTAEEFLQNLAAVTAALEEKVTQVIDFINGKCLSDL